The following is a genomic window from Eubalaena glacialis isolate mEubGla1 chromosome 18, mEubGla1.1.hap2.+ XY, whole genome shotgun sequence.
GTAACCAGAAGCGGGTGCTACGGAGTCATACCCGCTAATGAGGTTATCTGGTTTGCAGGCTGGTCACCCAGGACCTGCTCTGGCTTCTCCCTTCTGGCTTCTCCTCCCTTCCAGCCTCAGTCTGGGTGCAGGCTCACCCAGCACCCCCTCCTTCTCCAGGCAGACATTTCCTCCCACTCCCTGCCCCGCACCAGGTCAGCCAGCCCCACTTGCTTCTCCCCAGCTTCCATTCCCCGAGACCAGCTCCAAGATCCCAGGGCTCAAAGGATCTAAATCCCAACAGTCCAGGCTCAAGAAATCTTTACACCCCTGAAGTGCCGAGCTCCGGAATCCTAGCCCGACAAGGGGGCTGGACCCCAGCATCCTGGCCCCACACTGTTCAAAGACTCCAGAATTCCAGCCCTCCAAGTTCCTGGGATTCTAGATACCTTTGCATTTCAGGTTCTAAGATGCAAGGATGTTGGGTCTGTGaaattccagaatccttctggcAACTTCCCTCCcagcatccctcctcccccccactccccaccccgagCTCATCCTTGGCTCTCTCTGTCCTCCGTCTCCCCTGGGGCTCCCACAGACATGATGCAACCAGACCGGAGCCAGCTGAGAGGTAGGAGACAGGAGGGAGATATAATTACAGCTTCTCTTGCCTCAATTCAACAGGAAGCTCAGAGTTGGGACCCAGgggaccctaatccaatgtgaaTAATGGAGCACTTGCCAGACGCAGGCACAGTCtctctctggggaggggaggcccaGTGAGCCATCTTCATCCAGATCCAGGGTGCAGTCTCAAGACAAGAGAgagtgaggagaggggagaggttgCAAACTCAGTGGCCCTTGGACCAACCAGGTAAAATAATTAACCAAGCCCACAGGTCACCcagtctgcatttcttttttttttttttaaatttatttatgtattgttggctgcgttgggtcttcgttgctgcgcgcgggctttctctagttgtggcgagtggggtctactcttcgctgcggtgcgcgggcttctcattgcagtggctcctcttgttgtggagcacaggctctaggcacacgggattcagtagctgtggcttgcgggctcagtagttgtgtctcgcgggctctagagcgcagggtcagtagttgtggcgcatgggcttagttgctgctccgcggcacgtgggatcttcctggaccagggctggaatgcatgtcccctgcattggcaggcggattcttaaccactgtgccaccagggaagtccagtctgcatttctttattttcaacagAGACATGGGTTCAAGATATTTTACCTTTCTCTTCATTCCTCTGTAAGAAGCCCTCAGCACAGGCTCTGTGATAAATAGTAACTGACTCTCAGCTTCCTTAACTGGGAGACAATAGGGTATGGTGGGGACTTTGGCAAACTAGAAGGCCCAGGGCCCATCTCATAGCCTCTGGTCACCCTGCAGGGTTGTGCAGGTCTGAGGTCACCAGCCCTTCCAAATGGAAGAAGCCAGAAATATGGACTTTTATGTGAAGTACTCCTATCTAACTGCAGGCTATATAGGTCCTGCAGACCACCAATGTGTGACGTGGGAAACACAGGACAGGAACCAGGGCTGTCACAGTCACCTGTGTTCCCAGAACAAAGGAAATCGGGAGGAATGCATACACTAATTTGTCTCCCGTAGCCACACATCTCTCTTCTCTGGGTCCCcaagtttttgtgtttgttttttttgggttttttttggccacatcccgcggcatgcgggatcttatttcccctgacgagggctcgaacccgttacccctgcagtggaagcacacagtcttaaccacaggactgccagggaagtcccctgggtcCCCAAGTTTTATTATCACCATGTCCCAGCGCAGATgttccctcctccaggaagccctccctgaccttcAAGCTGAGTCAGGCATTCCCTCTGAATTCCCCCATCCCAGCCTTGCCCACTCTGAATCATCACTATCTGGGGACaggtctgtctctcccactggatTCTGAGCCCCAGGAGCCCAGGGCCAGGACTGTCTCAGTCATGGCCGTGTCCCCAGTTTCAACCAGCACAGGGCCAGGAGTgtttggaagaatgaataaatgaacagagaAAAGTTCAGTGCTTAAGGAGAGGGGGGGCCTGTGTCAGGGACTAACCAGATGTGGGAAAAGGGGGTGGAATCATTCAGGGGATGAGAAAGGTGGACACTGGGGATTCTAAGAACCTCCAACCCAGGaggcaggagagaagagaggcCAGCTGAGAGGTTCAGGGAGCGCTGGGGTCCAGTTTTCACCCCATTATCTCCTAGCCACCTTtggcttagtttcctcatctgtaaaatgggtgtcaTACAAGTAGCCAGCTgctttctgaggctgctgggtcgATTAAATAAATTCAGGATCGCGGAACACTCTGTGGAGGCCAGAGCCAGGAGCGCTCATTTCCTCCCCTACCCCCTCCGCATCCACAAACCCTGCATAACCTCACGCCCCGCCAGACACTCCACACACACTCAGAAGGGGTGAGACGGGACACCGGCTCCCCTACGGTGGCCCCAAGCTCTGCGCGTGCCTCAGTGTCCCCGAAAGCACAGGCACCACCACAGTCACCACGTTTATTGGATTCATACTTTGACAGGGGAGGGTAAGCTGTCGGGAGGGCTCAGAGCAGGACGCAGAAGAGGCGCTTGTCGCGGAAGGGGTTCTCTGCGGCGGGTACCGGCGTCACCAACGGGTCGTCTTTGGCGTGAGTCTCGCAGAAGGCCAGGAGCTCGGCCGCCGCCTGTGACACCTGCGGGCACCCGGGTGGAGATGTtcacgccccgccccgccccgccccgccccgccccgccctgccctTTGCCTGGGCCCCTCCTCGGGTCAGGCCCGCCCCTTATCAGACCCCGCCCCCTTGTCCGGACCGCTCCCATTACCCGGGCCCGCCCTTGGGCCCCGCCTTAGCTCTGGCCACGTCCCTTATTGGGCTCCGCCCCCTTGTCTAGGCCCCCTCCCCGGGTTCTGTCCGGTTCCGAAGGGGATCTCTCCACGGCTCCTGGCCCCACTCCCAACACTGACCGGTCCAAACACCAGCCCCGGAGCCcccgccttcctccccaccccgacCCAGCACCTTCATACGGTCGATGTTCACCTCCAGCTTCAGCTGTTCCACCGTCTTCCGGGCCTCCGCTATCTTGGCCATGTTGTTGGACATGGCTGCGGCGGGGACAGGGTTAAAAGCCGGCGGGAGTCGGGGCGGAGGGACAGGCTAGGGCAAAGCTGGGTCCCCAGATAGGGATGGCGGTGGTGATGGGACCCAGTAACAGGGGCGTGCGTGGAAGGGCGCACGAAAGGGGTGCCCAgaggaaggtggaggaagggacaggaaaacagaagaaaaggggagagaTGAAGATCTGCGCAGATGGGGGACCAAGAAGCCGGCCGAAAGAGGGACAGATGAACAGAGAGGAGAGGGGCaagtggagggatggaggggtgcACGGATGGGGTACCTAGAGTCAGGTGGAGGGAGgaacagagagaggaaagggaagccAGGAGGGAAGCACAGATGGGAGGCTACGaggcaggtggagggagggacagaaggaCAGGGCCACAGGTGTTGGATCAAGATCCAGGGATCCAGGTGTCTTCACCTCCCGGGGATAGAGCATGAGCCAGGAGGGGGTCCTCCCCAGGCCAATTAGCGGTGGCTCCAGGGAGAAGGAGGAATTAAGATCACGGCGGGAGGGGCCCAGAGGGGGCCTCATTAGGGCCTTCGCAGCAGCTGCCCCCTCCGCCCCCCTCGGGGagcccccccaaccccagctctGGCCACCTCAAAGGCTCCTCTTGCTCATTAGCAGCCAGAGAGAGGGCTGGAGAGGGGGGCAACCCAGCCATGACtgggagaggggcagagaggaTGGAAAGAGGGACAAACAGAGGGGCAGAGGAAGAGACaaaatgacagaggcagagactgaggcacaggggGGAATAAAGAGACTGAGGAGGGATAGAAAGatggagagatggggagggacGGAGTGATggagggagcagagagaaagggagacaaATAGAGGGGTAAAGAAAGGGACAGAGTGATACAGGGGGAGGGAAGCACAGAGGGGAcgaagggacagagggaggataGAGAAGGGGAGATGgaagggttggggagggatggagtgatgGAGTGGGAGAGGATAGAGAGGGACAAATGGAGCGGTAGAGGGAGGGACAgcgaggagggggagagagaggcacagaggagataaagggacagaggagagaaggggcagggagacagagagaaggaagtggaagggcaggaggagagatggagtgacaaagggggaaagagaggggcacatggagggac
Proteins encoded in this region:
- the GNG8 gene encoding guanine nucleotide-binding protein G(I)/G(S)/G(O) subunit gamma-8; amino-acid sequence: MSNNMAKIAEARKTVEQLKLEVNIDRMKVSQAAAELLAFCETHAKDDPLVTPVPAAENPFRDKRLFCVLL